The DNA segment ATTCGCAAGAAAAATCTACAATGATCCTAAGCTTTCATATGAAATTTTCGGCGTCCATTGGGTTTACGTCGGCCAATCTTACAAAATAAAGGATGTTTTTCTTAATATTCTCAAATTCTTCACAAGACGCACCAAAGATTATCTGCATGAGGATGAGAATGCATTAGCTAAGGTGATAGCCGGTTTTATCAAGAAAAGAGGTAGATGTCTCATTCGTTTAGATGATATATGGGCAATATAAGTCATTGATGCTGTTAAGAAAGTTTTCCCAGAAAACGTAAAGGGGCATCGAATCATGATTACCACGGTTGACAAACGTCTGGCTAGTTATGCAAATCCAGATCCGCACGATCTGAAATTCTTGACCCCAAAAGAAAGTTTTGAATTGTTGATAAAGAGAGCTTTTGGCACGAGAAGTTGTCCTAATGATTTAGTAGGACTTGGAGAAAGCATTGCACGAAAATGTGAGGGTGTACCACTTGCAGTAGTGGTAATTGCAGGAGCATTAAGAGGTCGTCCGAACAAAAATGATTGGATAAAAGTGGAGAATAATGTGATGCAACATCTTTTAAGGGATAATCACGAAAGCTGCTTGAAATTTGTGGAGATGAGTTATGATCGTTTGCCCCACGAAGTACAGACGTGCTTCTTGTATTGTGGTGTCTTTCCTCGAGGCTTTGATATCCCTTCATGGAAATTAATTCGCTTGTGGATAGCGGAAGGGTTAATAAAGCCCCAACAGAACTACACTCTCGAGGAGATAGCAGAGTTTTATTTGAACGATCTTGTCAACAGAAACTTAGTGATATCGATGCAAAAGAAGTCTGATGGTCAGATAAAGACTTGTCGTCTTCATGACATGTTGCATGAGTTCTGCAGAAAGGAGGCTAGTAACAAATGGCTTTTTCAAGAAGTCAGTCTAACACCTGATCAAGCTATTCCTATTGAAGACCCAAATAAATCCCGTCGATTGTGCATTCAACCCTCTAATCTGAAAGACTTTATCTCCAAAAAACCTTCTGCAGAACATGTTAGATCTTTCTATTGTTTTtcctcaaaagaaaaacaaatcagtGGGTTGACTCCTAATGACATTAAACTCATTCACAAAGCGTTTCCGCTTGTCAGGGTCTTGGACGTTGAATCCATCAAATTTCTTTTCTCCAAGGATTTTAACCAGTTATTTCATTTGAGATATATTGCTATCTCAGGTGACTTCAATGTCATTCCTTTGACCTTTAGTAAATTTTGGAATTTACAAACTCTTATACTTAATACAAGTACATCAGAGCCCACCCTTGACATAAAAGCAGACATATGGAACATGTTACAGTTGAGGCATCTCCACACCAACATACCTGCAAAATTACCATCCCCTGCTGCCACGACGTCAGGTAAACCTTCTTGTCTACAAATTCTTTGTATGGTTGCACCAGAAAGTTGCAAGAAAGATGTGCTCGCCAAGGCGTGTAATCTCAGAAAATTGAGCATTCAAGGGAAAATGGCGGCTTTTCTTGAAACTAAGGGTGGAATCAACAATCTTGAAGAGCTAAAGTGCCTGGAACATCTGAAACTGTTGAACGATGCTGCTTACATGAAAACATCGCTTCACCTCCCTCCAGCATTCTTCAGATTTTTACGCACATTGAGGAAGTTAACTTTAGCAAATACAAGGTTTTCTTGGAGTGAAGCGAATAAATTGGGGCAGTTGGAATCCCTTGAGGTCCTAAAATTGAAAGAAGATGCATTTATAGGCGATTCTTGGCAGCCGGAAATCAGAGGTTTTAGCCAACTCCAGGTTCTATGGATTGAAAAGGCAACAAAATTAGAAACTTGGGAGGCTTCAAATCTTAACTTTCCTGTACTTAGGCACCTTGTTCTTATCTCCTGTGATAAGCTCAAGGCTGTGCCACTTGGGTTGGCTGATATACCTAACCTTCAAGAAATGAGGCTGGAGAATACAAGCAAAGCTGTGAAATCTGCAAAAGATGTACAGGAGAGCAAGATATCTAAAGGCATGAAATGCACCCTCACCATATTCCCTTCTGAAGTTGAATCCAAGGCCACACAGCGACAGATGTTGAAGGTAAGTGAAATTCATTCAGTTCTTTTTGTGTTTGTTAAACATGTGATAGACAATGATCACTACCATATcatttttttattagttttttctAACTGATAGTGAATGATTTAATGGTTCATTTCCATACCACAAAGTAATTCCCTTACAAAAGAGACCTATCTGCAACACATTCTCATActtttctttcctcttttctGTAGCAGAGAAACAAGGTGACATTGCTGGGACAAACAGAATACTCTTTCATATGCAGTTACTTTTCATATTATTTTTCCCATTCATCTGATGAACTTGTTCCAATAAAGAAGACACATGTTTGTCTTATGTTTATTCAAGCactgtttttttttaattcaagcACTGTAAACATTGAAATAAGTCTCTGTATGAAACATCCTTTTTAGTTACATTTCTATTCCAGATTCTTTGATGTCCGTCTTTTATGCTAAGTTGCTTCGGACACGGATGCCGATTTAGAGGTCGATCCTTCGAGATTTAGATTCTAAGATTTGAGGATATAGATCCTAGTAGTGAGGATCCgattaaaaataatatttaaaaaataaatatatctcTAAATTATGAAATTCTTTATGGAATACCTATGTATAACTTGTAAAATATGAATTTCTTTTTATTCTTAAGTTGTAGATAAATAAAGGATTAATTTTCTAGATAaggtttgttattttcttcaaagTTACcctagttttatttttgattttgggAATCAAAATGTATTTCGTCTCGAATTTTTTCATATGTCgtggtcaaagtacccaaaattgGTTGACCAAATTCGGTAGAAATCTCATATCCATACCCATACTAATATCGTATCGACACGAGTACAACACCTAAACTGTCATATCGGAGCAACATAGCTTTTATGAAGTATAATGCAAAAATTTGGTAATAATGTGAACATTTGAAGTAAGGGTATCACCGAGGCTTTTATGTCAAATCTCTtcaaaaatttttatttttacacgtaaaaatctgaaaatgaaacaTAAAAGTTTTTGTAGGATCATTTCCTCTATTCAAATTATAAAAAGATTATGTTGAACCATCTTATCCTTTTTATTTGTGTTAATATGTTAAACAGTCATGATTTGTAATATAATCTATGCTATTCATATTCTTAAATCAGCCATAATTGTCTTATCAGGCTCCACTCCTTTAATTGTTTCTGGCATTATTGTTTTTGAGCAGTTATAATTTTGACAAACGTAATCTTATTTTCAGGGTAAATAAAGTTACTTAAACATTGAAGATAAAACTAAATTTTCTGTTTAATCTCAATAATGTCCATCTTATTttgtaaaagaaaagaaaatatgaaagtACGTAACAAATCATGACTAACATTCTCTTGACACATAAGGATCGATACCCTCTACGGGAGGGGAAGTAATACCTAACTTACAATTTTATTACAAAATCAATTAATCATTTTCTAAAATTTGGAGAGAATAAATATCCTTGTGTCCGAAAATGTTGAGACACTCTGTTTCCTTAGAGTCAGGATAAAATGATAAATGATTTTGTCTAGCAGTTTAAAAATTGTTCTTATATACGCTATTTTGCTATGAGAAAAATTATAACTTACATATATTTATTTGTAGTGTTTGACTCGGTAAATTTTGATTTCAAAATAGAATTAGTTTAATGCGATTATACTCTGAAAATTGATCAGATTAATCTTTTATTTTAAAGGAAAGTTTTGAAAAACTAGAACGGAGAAAGCTTGTAATCCGGGCAAATTTTGATTTTCAAAGAGAGAGTTATATTAATACTATTCTGAACCAAGGCAGAGCTAAGATTTAAAGTTTATGGATTCTGAATTTACAATCGAACCCATAGCTGGTTAGTTACTGGGTTCGCAATTAAGTATTTAATAGATTTTCTAGCACAAATACAGGCTCTAAGCAAAAGGTTACTGGGTTCGTCCGAACCCGTAGATAATACCCTCCCTCCGCCCCTGATTCTGAAAAGGGATTTTTATATATCTATACActattggaaattttattattctccctactcaagtttcaatttaattacCTCCTATATACAAATTTATCCATTATATACTCTTTAGGAATTAAAtgagtatccctttatattagGAATCAATTATTTCATATCCTTTTCTCTCTCCCTCATGcgctctctctctatctctcaatccctaattccagtaatgtagagcaaagaaaaagagagcagcaattccaccattgacaaccattaaaaggttttgaagctttgaattcgaatttgggttttcaaaaaatattatttgtttgaattgagtgttgttgcaaacaattgaaaATTCTCTTTACGTTTCTTTTTATCTCCAAGTCCCTAATTCCAGTAATgtaaagtaaaggaaaagagaacagTAATTctaccattgatagccattaaaaagctttgaagttttgaattcgaatttgtattttcaaaaatcattatttgtttggattgggtcttgttgcaaacaattgagaatattatttggagtttatatctcaattttgagggtgttttggtgaagattaaatttgattttggctgaatttcagattgaaactcgaagaagaagaagaagaagaagaagaagaagaagaagaagaagaagaagaagaagaagaagacaacgacatgacatacattatactgcAAAAATTGTAGTAAAGTTATTGTaaaattgtataaaaattgtattttgttttttatatatatatatatatatatatatatatatatatatatatatatatatatatatatatatatatatatatatatatatatatatatattttaaatattgcatgaaagttgaacaaatattgtataaaaattatatttatgttgtatgatattgtagttgtatataactggaaagaaataatgtatgaaagttgtagataagttgtataatatatatatgaaatttatttttactatgtataaatcagatacaaaatatacaaaagatatattgtaaaaaattgtatttaaaatgTATGATATTTTAGTTATATTTAACTGgaaaaaaataatatatgaaagttgtaaataagttttataatatataattattatgtataaatcaaatacaaaatatacaaaagaaatTTACTTGTGTCACAATTTCTTTATAAAATTGTACTAATAGGTATCTCTTGTTCTGTTTGTACGTGCTAGTCTAATTAAGTATATGCTTTTATCCAAATTACAATTTCGTAGATAAAATTTCCTCTTGCCTTCGGTGGATGTATAGGTGACGAAGTGAGTGAATGAATTATATGTGAGTTGAGTGCATAACCAGACGTCACCATTTAGAGAAATACCAACTTCCCAACACTAAAAAACATAACCAGGAATCCTATTGTAAACTTTCAGATTTTAAGTGTGTTTTTCCGTTTGGATTTTATTTTCACATGAAAAAGTAGCTAATTTTCGATTAATTTTAAAACTACAGCCGAGGAGCATGTAATGTACTTAGAAATTGAAAAAGGAATTTAGACTGGAAATGGAGATTTTATTGAGTAATTCGAATTGTACAATCAAATTCTGTAATTGAAACTATTTATTGAGAATAATAGCTTCTACTAATCCTCCAATGAATCCAAGCTTTTACCTGTAGAATTAATGGAGGGAAGttagaataagaagaagaagtttGAAGAGAAGAGAGGACGTCAGAAAGagaagagaatagagagagagagagagagtaacaGAATATACCAGATGATAACTGCCCAATTGGTTAGGCCCAATTTGGTTATAAGCTCCTTCAGCTGATGGCCCAATTCTGTTAGCTAAAATCCAATCTAGGCCCTCCATTTCTAGAATGCATCTCTGTCATTCATTCACCTATGTGCCACTCACGTGCTGATTTTTATTAACCCTATCTAACTTTTCTAATTTAGTTCTTCATTTCCAAACTTAGCCGACATATAACAAAGCAAGGCCGGAAAGAAACAGTTGAACGTGATAATGACGTCATATGATCATCAACATAGCCAGAGTCAAAGATTTGtctggaaaaaagaagaagaagaaagtcggAATCTTGTTACGTAGTAGTGATCCTGTTTTTGTTCTTGCTCTCTTCTTCAGTAATTTCTGCCCAAAGAGCATTTAAAGACAACAACTAACCTTCTAATTTGATGAAAAATCATCAAAATCTGTAATTGAATCTTGAAAATGGGAAGGGAAATGTGTTTTGAGTGTCTTCAGCGTAAAATTCAATCAGATTTCTCAAACCAACTCATATTCTGTTATGGTCTTTCTGATTCTCCAACTCATCTTCTAAAAAACTCCATTTGGTTAAACTGGTTAATCTATAATAGGTTTCTTTTGCTTGGAAGGGAGAGTGTGCACTTCCAAAGACGTGAAGTTTCCGCAGAAGCAAAGAAAAACAACGGTTTGCTGGAGAGAagaggagagagaggagagaaagaaggaaaagggtgtaactaaatcccttgaTTTAAGACACAAATAATGGATTAGGAACCTTTTAAGGTGGATTGCATATATTTGTAACTAAAATATGTTTAGGTCGGGTAAATACCAAAACATGAACATTTTTCATAATAAGGTTTTTAATAGTGTATGGgctattaaattaataaatatttgtcacgacccaaaattccgacccggtcgtgatgccgcctctcgtgaagacaaggccaaccaactaaAACCAATTCAcctttttaaaatagttaaacatGTCATAAGCAGTCtatacatgatttaatgataattattagcggaagtacaacccgacacagcccaaaccggggtgtcacaagtcacgagcatctattagagtataaatacaactaacaGGTCTGAAATATACAAAACAAGACTAATGAGCGAAGAGGGAGAAAAGTGgtgttgcgaacgccggcagccaccttactaaactccgataactctgcctccgatcagccaaaacccactaccgggtgcataaatacctgaatctgcacacaaggtgcagggaataaagtgagtactctaactcagtgagtaataaatgtaaataaagactgaaggtaagaaatcacgtaaagccaatcaagatgttgtatagaagcagttcaaaaaccagtaagaagCAGTGAAGgtgaaaaatctcttaaaacatttttagctcagtttaaacttctttgaaaatggctttttcaacagttacgcaatgAGTGCAAAACAATttgtgcagataagcacagaaattcacccctcgggcacaaataccatagtttaacaggtaaaatgataaataaatatgaaagataaacatataaaggttcgcccctcgggctcaatgtcaacaactccgcccctcgagcaatatctcAGAAAAATACCAGCCCCTtcggcaatcacatagaacggtaccaacccctcaggcaatcacatagaacaataccagacCCTCAGGCTATCCCatggaacaatatcagccccccgggctatatctcacatcacaatgggtacccgcgctcactgggggtgtacagactccgggagatCTAGttcctcgacctcatatcagtcaagaggccctcggcctcataaacaatatcacaagccacctcgtggcgtatatatctcaggccctcggcctcaaatcagtatcagtgtttcctcacaactaggccttcggccttactcagtcaaaattactcactagcccctcgggcattagtaaaacagtgtttcttagcccaaaacatcatttaaaatatcatttaagtctcaaaactgagtcaaaatggctgagtagtaaaacaatggaaaataacatgactgagttcaattaataagtcaaaacagtgaggaaatcacaataaaaatcccataagggttcaaatagttggcacgaagcccaaatatggcaatcagcccaaatcatgatgatagcaaaaaggtttcagtcaaatacgcagtaaaatcatcaatcaggacggaccaagtcacaatccccaatagtgcacgaccccacgctcgtcatcaagcgtgtgtatcacctcaatatagcactacgatgtgcaaattcggggtttcaaaccctcaaagcatcatttacaatcattactcacctcgaaccagcgaaatctctagctcgcgacgcctttgcccctcgaatcggcctccacgcatgtcgaatctatccaaaatcagaacgaatacgtcacaatatgctaagggagcaaagtccaagcgaaaacaatcgaaaaataccaaaaatcccgaaatcaGCAAagctcgagccccgggcccacttctcgaaactcagaaatttttacatcactAGATTCCTCGTttttccacgagttcatacatatcaaaagttctcaaatccgacctcaaatggtcttctaaatccccaatcaaaagtccaaaattccaagccctagttcttccatttttagcttaaatttccataaatttctaggtggatttcacaatataatcgagttttaggtccaaattccttacctccaATCATTTCCCTTTTAATCCCTCTTCAATAtccttcaaaaatctctcaaaatgagtggctatgggtgaaaatagacccacattcgcgaacaagacgacttaaaaacattctgcccaggcctgcttttccttcatcgcgatcgcgacaaTTCCCtcgtgatcgcgaagaacaaattttaAGCTCCCCAAAATAACTCTATGTAATCACGTAACACACATCACGATCGCGATGATT comes from the Nicotiana sylvestris chromosome 4, ASM39365v2, whole genome shotgun sequence genome and includes:
- the LOC104244889 gene encoding putative late blight resistance protein homolog R1A-10, producing MDFVTGRFTGKSVLNRSFPLFLFLVGFDEEANKVIKRLVEGSTGVEIVPVVGMTGFGKTTFARKIYNDPKLSYEIFGVHWVYVGQSYKIKDVFLNILKFFTRRTKDYLHEDENALAKVIAGFIKKRVIDAVKKVFPENVKGHRIMITTVDKRLASYANPDPHDLKFLTPKESFELLIKRAFGTRSCPNDLVGLGESIARKCEGVPLAVVVIAGALRGRPNKNDWIKVENNVMQHLLRDNHESCLKFVEMSYDRLPHEVQTCFLYCGVFPRGFDIPSWKLIRLWIAEGLIKPQQNYTLEEIAEFYLNDLVNRNLVISMQKKSDGQIKTCRLHDMLHEFCRKEASNKWLFQEVSLTPDQAIPIEDPNKSRRLCIQPSNLKDFISKKPSAEHVRSFYCFSSKEKQISGLTPNDIKLIHKAFPLVRVLDVESIKFLFSKDFNQLFHLRYIAISGDFNVIPLTFSKFWNLQTLILNTSTSEPTLDIKADIWNMLQLRHLHTNIPAKLPSPAATTSGKPSCLQILCMVAPESCKKDVLAKACNLRKLSIQGKMAAFLETKGGINNLEELKCLEHLKLLNDAAYMKTSLHLPPAFFRFLRTLRKLTLANTRFSWSEANKLGQLESLEVLKLKEDAFIGDSWQPEIRGFSQLQVLWIEKATKLETWEASNLNFPVLRHLVLISCDKLKAVPLGLADIPNLQEMRLENTSKAVKSAKDVQESKISKGMKCTLTIFPSEVESKATQRQMLKRNKVTLLGQTEYSFICSYFSYYFSHSSDELVPIKKTHVCLMFIQALFFFNSSTVNIEISLCMKHPF